A genomic segment from Nicotiana tabacum cultivar K326 chromosome 9, ASM71507v2, whole genome shotgun sequence encodes:
- the LOC107793363 gene encoding heptahelical transmembrane protein 2-like isoform X2: MKRRGGKKISKLSNGERVDSGDRINNVTKNGQKLDRRKLVKYEALPEYLQDNEFIRDYYRCEWPLKDIALSVFSWHNETLNIWTHLGGFVIFVTLTAMSLTEKTTVENIFSGIFRPTGDGQWMTMKKNGSADSFPDSYAKHISKSILDVSGDGYEVAIWPWFVFLGGAMSCLICSTVSHLFACHSLRFSLFFWRLDYAGISIMIVCSFFCPIYYIFCSQPYWCLFYLSTITIFGILVIITLLSPALFSGRFRSFRATLFLAMGFSGLIPATHALFLHFNHPQVLVALGYEIVMGLLYATGAVFYMTRFPERCKPGAFDLVGHSHQIFHVFVVAAALAHCVASLLIMDWRRGWPPYNAGMQ; encoded by the exons ATGAAACGAAGAGGAGGAAAGAAGATCTCTAAACTCAGCAATGGCGAACGAGTTGACTCAGGAGATCGAATCAATAACGTAACAAAAAATGGTCAAAAATTAGATCGAAGAAAATTGGTGAAATACGAGGCATTACCTGAATATCTTCAAGATAATGAATTTATCAGAGATTATTATCGTTGTGAATGGCCTCTTAAGGACATTGCTCTCAGCGTATTTTCATGGCACAATGAAACTCTCAATATTTGGAC GCATTTGGGAGGTTTTGTGATATTTGTAACGTTAACGGCGATGAGCTTGACGGAGAAGACGACGGTGGAAAATATATTTTCCGGCATTTTCAG ACCGACGGGTGACGGACAGTGGATGACAATGAAGAAAAATGGATCCGCTGATTCTTTTCCG GATTCTTATGCCAAGCATATCTCAAAATCAATTTTAGATGTAAGTGGAGATGGCTATGAAGTTGCCATATGGCCTTGGTTTGTTTTCTTAGGAGGAGCAATGAGTTGCTTAATCTGCAGCACTGTCTCCCACTTATTTGCTTGTCACTCACTTAGATTTAGCCTCTTCTTTTGGCGTCTAGATTATGCTGGTATTTCTATTATGATAGTCTGCTCTTTCTTTTGCCCCATTTACTATATCTTCTGCTCTCAACCATATTGGTGTCTCTTTTACCTATCCACCATTACTATATTTGGCATACTTGTCATTATCACCCTTCTTTCCCCCGCTCTTTTCTCCGGTCGTTTCAGATCATTTAGGGCTACTCTCTTTCTTGCTATGGGTTTCTCAGGTCTGATTCCAGCTACACATGCCCTTTTCCTCCATTTTAATCATCCACAAGTACTTGTAGCTCTAGGATATGAGATAGTCATGGGACTTTTATATGCTACTGGAGCAGTATTTTACATGACAAGGTTTCCGGAAAGATGCAAACCTGGTGCATTTGACCTAGTGGGACACAGCCATCAAATCTTCCATGTATTCGTCGTTGCAGCAGCCTTAGCACATTGTGTCGCTTCCCTTCTTATTATGGATTGGCGTCGAGGATGGCCACCCTACAATGCAGGTATGCAGTAA
- the LOC107793363 gene encoding heptahelical transmembrane protein 2-like isoform X1 produces the protein MKRRGGKKISKLSNGERVDSGDRINNVTKNGQKLDRRKLVKYEALPEYLQDNEFIRDYYRCEWPLKDIALSVFSWHNETLNIWTHLGGFVIFVTLTAMSLTEKTTVENIFSGIFRPTGDGQWMTMKKNGSADSFPVSLPIIFKDSYAKHISKSILDVSGDGYEVAIWPWFVFLGGAMSCLICSTVSHLFACHSLRFSLFFWRLDYAGISIMIVCSFFCPIYYIFCSQPYWCLFYLSTITIFGILVIITLLSPALFSGRFRSFRATLFLAMGFSGLIPATHALFLHFNHPQVLVALGYEIVMGLLYATGAVFYMTRFPERCKPGAFDLVGHSHQIFHVFVVAAALAHCVASLLIMDWRRGWPPYNAGMQ, from the exons ATGAAACGAAGAGGAGGAAAGAAGATCTCTAAACTCAGCAATGGCGAACGAGTTGACTCAGGAGATCGAATCAATAACGTAACAAAAAATGGTCAAAAATTAGATCGAAGAAAATTGGTGAAATACGAGGCATTACCTGAATATCTTCAAGATAATGAATTTATCAGAGATTATTATCGTTGTGAATGGCCTCTTAAGGACATTGCTCTCAGCGTATTTTCATGGCACAATGAAACTCTCAATATTTGGAC GCATTTGGGAGGTTTTGTGATATTTGTAACGTTAACGGCGATGAGCTTGACGGAGAAGACGACGGTGGAAAATATATTTTCCGGCATTTTCAG ACCGACGGGTGACGGACAGTGGATGACAATGAAGAAAAATGGATCCGCTGATTCTTTTCCGGTGAGTTTGCCGATCATCTTTAAG GATTCTTATGCCAAGCATATCTCAAAATCAATTTTAGATGTAAGTGGAGATGGCTATGAAGTTGCCATATGGCCTTGGTTTGTTTTCTTAGGAGGAGCAATGAGTTGCTTAATCTGCAGCACTGTCTCCCACTTATTTGCTTGTCACTCACTTAGATTTAGCCTCTTCTTTTGGCGTCTAGATTATGCTGGTATTTCTATTATGATAGTCTGCTCTTTCTTTTGCCCCATTTACTATATCTTCTGCTCTCAACCATATTGGTGTCTCTTTTACCTATCCACCATTACTATATTTGGCATACTTGTCATTATCACCCTTCTTTCCCCCGCTCTTTTCTCCGGTCGTTTCAGATCATTTAGGGCTACTCTCTTTCTTGCTATGGGTTTCTCAGGTCTGATTCCAGCTACACATGCCCTTTTCCTCCATTTTAATCATCCACAAGTACTTGTAGCTCTAGGATATGAGATAGTCATGGGACTTTTATATGCTACTGGAGCAGTATTTTACATGACAAGGTTTCCGGAAAGATGCAAACCTGGTGCATTTGACCTAGTGGGACACAGCCATCAAATCTTCCATGTATTCGTCGTTGCAGCAGCCTTAGCACATTGTGTCGCTTCCCTTCTTATTATGGATTGGCGTCGAGGATGGCCACCCTACAATGCAGGTATGCAGTAA
- the LOC107793363 gene encoding heptahelical transmembrane protein 2-like isoform X4 gives MKRRGGKKISKLSNGERVDSGDRINNVTKNGQKLDRRKLVKYEALPEYLQDNEFIRDYYRCEWPLKDIALSVFSWHNETLNIWTHLGGFVIFVTLTAMSLTEKTTVENIFSGIFRPTGDGQWMTMKKNGSADSFPDSYAKHISKSILDV, from the exons ATGAAACGAAGAGGAGGAAAGAAGATCTCTAAACTCAGCAATGGCGAACGAGTTGACTCAGGAGATCGAATCAATAACGTAACAAAAAATGGTCAAAAATTAGATCGAAGAAAATTGGTGAAATACGAGGCATTACCTGAATATCTTCAAGATAATGAATTTATCAGAGATTATTATCGTTGTGAATGGCCTCTTAAGGACATTGCTCTCAGCGTATTTTCATGGCACAATGAAACTCTCAATATTTGGAC GCATTTGGGAGGTTTTGTGATATTTGTAACGTTAACGGCGATGAGCTTGACGGAGAAGACGACGGTGGAAAATATATTTTCCGGCATTTTCAG ACCGACGGGTGACGGACAGTGGATGACAATGAAGAAAAATGGATCCGCTGATTCTTTTCCG GATTCTTATGCCAAGCATATCTCAAAATCAATTTTAGAT GTCTGA
- the LOC107793363 gene encoding heptahelical transmembrane protein 2-like isoform X3: MKRRGGKKISKLSNGERVDSGDRINNVTKNGQKLDRRKLVKYEALPEYLQDNEFIRDYYRCEWPLKDIALSVFSWHNETLNIWTHLGGFVIFVTLTAMSLTEKTTVENIFSGIFRPTGDGQWMTMKKNGSADSFPVSLPIIFKDSYAKHISKSILDV; this comes from the exons ATGAAACGAAGAGGAGGAAAGAAGATCTCTAAACTCAGCAATGGCGAACGAGTTGACTCAGGAGATCGAATCAATAACGTAACAAAAAATGGTCAAAAATTAGATCGAAGAAAATTGGTGAAATACGAGGCATTACCTGAATATCTTCAAGATAATGAATTTATCAGAGATTATTATCGTTGTGAATGGCCTCTTAAGGACATTGCTCTCAGCGTATTTTCATGGCACAATGAAACTCTCAATATTTGGAC GCATTTGGGAGGTTTTGTGATATTTGTAACGTTAACGGCGATGAGCTTGACGGAGAAGACGACGGTGGAAAATATATTTTCCGGCATTTTCAG ACCGACGGGTGACGGACAGTGGATGACAATGAAGAAAAATGGATCCGCTGATTCTTTTCCGGTGAGTTTGCCGATCATCTTTAAG GATTCTTATGCCAAGCATATCTCAAAATCAATTTTAGAT GTCTGA